The nucleotide window AAATCCTTGCTGATGCAGGCCGTGGCGCTGGGCGTGGGCGCCGGCATCGCCGTGGGCGTGATCAAGATCGCCTTCAACATCCCGCTGGAATACCTGCTGATTCCGCCGTATCTGCTGCTGTTGGCGCTCACGGCGATTTCCAGCGAGGAGTTCGTCAATTTCGGCTGGGACAGCGCGGGCGTGACCACCGGGCCGATCACCGTGCCGCTGGTGCTGGCGATGGGTCTGGGCATCGGCGCCAATGTGCCGGGTGTGATCGATGGATTCGGCGTACTCGCCCTGGCCTCGGTCGGGCCGATCATCACCGTGTTGACGGTGGGTCTGATCGTGTCGCGCGCACGCCGAGTGGAGCAGGACCTGTCCGGTCGCGGCGTGGGAGCGGTGCCATGAGCACGCATTTCCAGGTCTTGCACAAGGTTTCCGTAGTCGCGGCGATTCTGCCGCCGGCCAGTGCCAAGCCGGTGATCGAGCGTCTGTTCGCCTCCGGCGAGCGCAATGCCTTCGTCACCAATGCGCGCGGCACGCTGATCCGTGACCAATGGATGCAGCGCTTCCTGCCGCTGATCAGTCCCGAAAAGGAAATCCTGCGCTTTCTGGTGCCGGATGCGCAGGTGGACGGGGTGATCCGGGACATCGCCGATGCTGGCGGGCTGCGATATCCCGGCGCCGGCGCCGTGTACTCGGTGCCCTGCGACGACCTCTATCACACGCCGGATTTTCCGATCTGGGCCGGATTGGACACCGACGAGCCGGGTACCGACGCGACGCTTTCCCTGCGCGAGAACCTGTCCGCGATCTCCTGCATCCTGCAGCCCGAACAGACCGAGGCGGTATCGCGCGCCGCGGTGCAGGCCGGCGCGCACGGACCGGTGATTTTCTACTGCGAGGGACGCGGCCTTCGGGACCGGCTGGGCTGGCTGCGCATCACCAAGAAGCGCACCAAGGAAGTGGTGACCCTGATCGTGGACAACGCGGATGCGGACGCCATCGTCGAGGCGATCCGCATCGCCGGGCGGCTGGACATGCCGGGACGCGGCTATCTGTATCGAATGCCGGTGCAGAAAGGCATCGTCAACCTCGCCAGCCGTATCGGCAGCCGCAACTACGCGGCGGACATGCAGCAGGTCATTTCCGCGATCGACGGCCTGATGGGCCACACCGACTGGCGGCGGCGCAACATCGTGCGCCTCGGCAGCGGCGGCCGCGCCGCCGGGCTTGGTCTGGAAGGCGAGGACACGGCGGAGGCCGCCGAGGCGCACACCCGGCTCACCTTCATCGCCGGCGAGGCACACACGCAGATGTTGCTGGATACGGCGCTGTCCGCAGGGGCGGTCGGCGCCAACATCATGTCCGCGCGTTTCGTCGAAGCCGAATCGAAAGTGACGATGGGGCGCCGGCTCAATCGCGAACGCAGCTGGGTGCAGACCGTGATGCCGAGCGAGCAGGCCGGTGAGATTCTCAAGGTGGTGATGCGCAAGGCCGAAGCCGAAGGGATTTCGGAAGCCTGCCTGTTCGCGCAACCGGTCACGCGCGTGCTGACCTACCGGGCGCAGGCGGCCCGTAGCGCCGCGCCCGGCAGGACCTATCGGGGCATTCCGGTTTCGCATGAACGCTGAAGTCGGCCGCGCCGTAACGGCGCCGGCGGATGCGATGTCACCACGCTGACATCGGCCGTCCAAACAATATCTCTCTGGTCCGCTTGCGGTTCGCGATCGCATCCACCTTCGGCGGCCATCGTTTTTGGAGACCCCATGCCAATGCGTCAGTTTGTTGCCTTTGTGCTCCTCGCCGGTGTCGCAAGCCCCGGATTCGCCCTGAACATCCTGTTGACCAATGACGATGGTCTCACGAGCAACGTCATTGCCCTGCACGATGCCCTGGTCGAGGCCGGTCACGATGTCGTCGTGTCCGTGCCGTGTACCGGCCAGAGCGGCATGGGTGCCGCCGCCAAGTTCTTCACGCCGCTGACGCCCTTGACGCAGCCGTGCCTCAACAACGCGGCGCTGCCGGACGATCCGGGCGCCGGCCCCGTCACCAAGAGCGGACTGGGTTCGGGGGACTATTACTACGTGAACGGCACGCCGATCATGGCCGCGCTCTACGGTCTGGACGTTCCCGGCTTGGAGCGTTGGGGCGGTGCCCCCGATCTGGTGCTGTCCGGACCCAACGAGGGCCAGAACGTCGGTGGCATCGTCAACAGCTCCGGCACGGTCAGCAATGCACAGATTGCGCTCGCGCGTGGCCTTGCCGCGATCGCCCTGAGCGCAGACGCGAATACCGCCGGGCAGACCGCTGAGGACGGCAACATCGCGGCCAATCCGCTCTCGGCGGAAGTGGCCACGCTGTCGCTTGAACTGGTCGACGATCTCATCGGGACGGCCGGCGATCGCCCGCTGCTGCCGGCCGGCGTGGCCTTGAACGTCAACTTTCCGAAATTCGCGGCTGGTGGGTCGGAGGCGCTGAGCTGGGCCTTTGCGCGTCACGGCAGCTACAACCTCTACACGCTCAGGTTCGTAACCGACCTGGGCAATGATCCGGTCGCCCAATCCTATGGTCTGGGGGACTATCACTATCCCGGCATGACGATCGAGCCGCCCGCGGCAGAAGCCACCGCCGGGCAACAGGAAGACGAATCCCTGGTGTCGCAGACCCGAATTTCGGTCACGGCGATGCAGCTCGGTTTCGAGCAGAGCCCGGCCGGGCAGCAGTGGCTGCGCTTGCATCTGCGCGATACCTTTGGCCAGTGACGGTGACTTCGATGAAACTCGTGCGAGGAATCACACTGTTCGCGGCGGCCGCCGCGCTGTCCGCTTGCGGGGGCAATGGCTACAAGAAGGACTCGACGGTCGTGGACCCGGCGTTCGACGAGATCGGCAGCGGCGCGTTCATTGTCAGCGCAGGTGATGCCGAGGCGCCGAGCGTCGGCAAGTACTACGCGGCTGATGACGGCGCCGCGCTGTTGGTCTTGCAGGACGCCAGCGAAAGCGCCACACAGCTGTTCCGACGCATTTCCGGCGGCGACTGGATCGCCGTTCCGGCCATGGGCGGGGAATCGGCCGTGCCGCTGCTGATCGGAAGCCCGGTGCCGGCCGAATCGCTCGACATGGCCTCCCTGATTGGCAGCTACGTCACCCAGGTCGGCACGGACCTGGTCGCCACATTCTCGATTGAGCCGGACGGACAC belongs to Gammaproteobacteria bacterium and includes:
- a CDS encoding 5'/3'-nucleotidase SurE — translated: MPMRQFVAFVLLAGVASPGFALNILLTNDDGLTSNVIALHDALVEAGHDVVVSVPCTGQSGMGAAAKFFTPLTPLTQPCLNNAALPDDPGAGPVTKSGLGSGDYYYVNGTPIMAALYGLDVPGLERWGGAPDLVLSGPNEGQNVGGIVNSSGTVSNAQIALARGLAAIALSADANTAGQTAEDGNIAANPLSAEVATLSLELVDDLIGTAGDRPLLPAGVALNVNFPKFAAGGSEALSWAFARHGSYNLYTLRFVTDLGNDPVAQSYGLGDYHYPGMTIEPPAAEATAGQQEDESLVSQTRISVTAMQLGFEQSPAGQQWLRLHLRDTFGQ